One segment of Macadamia integrifolia cultivar HAES 741 unplaced genomic scaffold, SCU_Mint_v3 scaffold538, whole genome shotgun sequence DNA contains the following:
- the LOC122069142 gene encoding chitinase-like protein 1, with translation MGSRPRTVLVMAIVAVVVAASIDNVNGEKKCNKGLECEGSIYCCNKTISELFTADLFENLFPKRNSPVAQAVGFWDYQSFITASSLFQPLGFGTTGGKLMQMKEIAAFLAHVGSQTSCGHAAAPGGPYAWGLCYNHEMSPSQSYCDNSYIYPCAPGAEYYGRGALPVYWNYNYGMIGNGLKVDLLTHPEYLEQNATIAFQAAMWRWMNAMKKKQPSAHQVFVGNWKPTRNDTLSNRTPGFGTTMNILYADQVCGQSGNMDSMTNIINFYLNYLDLVGVGQDQAGPYQNLTCTEQVPFNPSSSSSS, from the exons ATGGGTAGCAGACCCAGAACAGTGTTGGTGATGGCTATTGTAGCAGTGGTGGTTGCAGCGTCGATTGATAATGTGAATGGGGAGAAGAAGTGCAATAAAGGATTGGAATGCGAAGGGTCAATCTATTGCTGCAACAAGACCATATCAGAATTATTCACTGCAGACCTGTTTGAGAACCTCTTCCCCAAGCGTAACTCACCAGTAGCTCAAGCTGTTGGCTTTTGGGATTACCAATCCTTCATTACTGCTTCCTCCCTCTTCCAACCCCTTGGCTTTGGCACCACTGGTGGAAAGCTTATGCAGATGAAGGAGATTGCCGCGTTTCTTGCCCACGTCGGCAGCCAGACTTCCT GTGGTCATGCAGCTGCCCCTGGGGGACCTTATGCTTGGGGGCTATGCTACAACCATGAAATGAGCCCAAGCCAGTCCTATTGTGATAACAGCTACATCTATCCCTGTGCTCCTGGAGCTGAGTACTATGGTCGGGGTGCCTTGCCTGTCTATTG GAACTACAATTATGGGATGATTGGGAATGGTTTGAAGGTGGATCTGTTGACCCATCCGGAATACTTAGAGCAGAATGCTACCATTGCATTCCAAGCTGCTATGTGGAGGTGGATGAAcgcaatgaagaagaaacagcCGTCGGCACACCAAGTCTTTGTTGGCAACTGGAAGCCCACCAGGAACGACACGTTGTCCAATCGGACGCCAGGCTTTGGAACCACAATGAACATTCTCTATGCTGATCAGGTGTGTGGTCAGAGTGGGAACATGGATTCCATGACTAACATCATCAACTTTTACCTCAATTACCTTGATCTGGTGGGAGTTGGCCAAGACCAAGCTGGACCCTATCAAAACCTAACCTGTACCGAACAGGTGCCCTTCAAcccttcttcctcatcttcctcGTAA